In the genome of Fluviispira vulneris, one region contains:
- a CDS encoding class I SAM-dependent methyltransferase translates to MAFLDTSDRFSGKAKDFAKYRPTYPDEIIKFLRDRYGFSSKSICAEIGAGTGKFTKLLLKNKCRVFAIEPNPEMRAIAENSYKKLKSYTSVDATSVNTTLKDKSVDFVFCAQSLHWFSNAETAAEMRRILKPRGKVVIVWNKKDYKKSAFMTGIHKVFIEDSIDFLSVKIENIEDEKILADLFPQKFEKFSIPTKQILNREELIGRMLSTSYAPPKDHPKYDRFMAETNRLFMMHQKDGKVEFLYETVAYVLRI, encoded by the coding sequence ATGGCATTTCTCGACACCTCCGATCGATTTTCAGGCAAGGCAAAGGATTTTGCTAAATACAGACCAACCTACCCAGACGAAATTATAAAATTTCTACGTGATCGCTATGGTTTTAGCTCTAAAAGTATATGTGCTGAAATCGGTGCTGGAACGGGTAAATTTACCAAGCTCTTATTAAAAAATAAGTGTCGTGTCTTTGCTATTGAGCCAAACCCAGAAATGCGAGCCATTGCTGAAAATTCTTATAAAAAATTAAAATCATATACGAGTGTTGATGCAACATCAGTAAACACAACTCTCAAAGACAAATCAGTCGATTTTGTTTTTTGTGCCCAGTCTCTTCATTGGTTTTCGAACGCAGAGACTGCTGCGGAAATGCGCAGAATATTAAAACCTCGAGGTAAAGTAGTCATCGTTTGGAATAAAAAAGATTATAAAAAATCTGCTTTTATGACAGGTATACATAAAGTATTTATTGAAGACTCAATCGATTTCCTCTCTGTTAAAATTGAAAATATAGAAGATGAAAAAATTCTTGCCGATCTTTTCCCTCAGAAATTTGAAAAGTTTTCTATACCTACAAAACAAATTTTAAATAGAGAAGAGCTTATTGGGCGTATGCTTTCTACCTCTTATGCCCCGCCGAAAGATCATCCCAAATACGATCGCTTTATGGCAGAAACAAATCGTCTTTTTATGATGCACCAAAAGGATGGAAAAGTTGAATTTTTATATGAAACCGTTGCTTATGTTTTAAGAATTTAA